One window from the genome of Kluyveromyces marxianus DMKU3-1042 DNA, complete genome, chromosome 3 encodes:
- the NPA3 gene encoding GTPase NPA3 codes for MPLKTVICIGMAGAGKTTFMQRLNSHLHAAKEPPYVINLDPAVLTVPYGANIDIRDSIKYKKVMENYELGPNGAIVTSLNLFSTKIDQVIQLVEKKQDKYEHCIIDTPGQIECFVWSASGQIITESFASTFPTVIAYIVDTPRNTSPTTFMSNMLYACSILYKTKLPLIVVFNKSDVKKCDFAKEWMTDFEAFQTALRDDQESNGQTGLGSGYMGSLVNSMSLMLEEFYSQLDVVGVSSFTGEGFDDFLNIVDDKVEEYEKYYKVERERILKEKEEKEKARKEKSLEHLMNDLGFKDKAKKNAAEDDDDSADVISDLEEGENDGLVERDEDEQDDVGKRAEREYTFAGEDRLNGEVNETDTPDLQKRYEDAFAKVAKDASSQTAENIARYIRQ; via the coding sequence ATGCCTTTGAAGACAGTTATTTGCATCGGTATGGCCGGTGCTGGTAAAACCACATTTATGCAGAGATTAAACTCGCACTTGCATGCAGCCAAGGAGCCACCATACGTTATTAACTTGGATCCAGCTGTATTAACGGTGCCATACGGTGCGAATATCGATATCCGTGACTCCATAAAGTACAAGAAGGTGATGGAGAACTATGAGTTGGGTCCCAACGGTGCTATTGTAACTAGTTTGAACTTGTTCAGCACAAAGATTGACCAGGTCATCCAGTTAgtggaaaagaagcaagaTAAGTACGAACACTGTATTATAGATACACCAGGTCAGATCGAATGTTTTGTTTGGAGTGCGTCTGGTCAAATCATCACCGAGTCGTTTGCTTCGACTTTCCCAACTGTGATAGCATACATCGTCGACACTCCAAGAAACACCTCTCCCACCACCTTTATGAGTAATATGTTATACGCATGTTCTATCTTATACAAGACGAAGCTACCCTtgattgttgttttcaacaagaGCGATGTGAAGAAGTGCGACTTCGCCAAAGAATGGATGACCGACTTTGAAGCATTCCAAACTGCCTTAAGAGATGACCAAGAGAGCAACGGCCAAACTGGACTTGGATCTGGATACATGGGTTCTCTTGTGAATTCCATGTCCTTGATGTTGGAGGAGTTCTACTCGCAGCTTGATGTGGTTGGTGTTTCCAGTTTCACAGGAGAAGGTTTCGATGACTTCCTAAATATTGTAGATGATAAGGTAGAGGAGTACGAGAAGTACTACAAGGTGGAGAGGGAAAGAATCctaaaagagaaggaagaaaaggagaaggccaggaaagaaaaatcgCTCGAGCATTTGATGAACGATCTTGGTTTCAAGGACAAGGCTAAGAAGAATGCGGccgaagatgatgacgacAGTGCGGATGTTATCAGCGACTtggaagaaggagaaaacGATGGATTAGTAGAAAGAGACGAGGATGAGCAAGACGATGTAGGCAAGCGTGCTGAAAGAGAATATACGTTTGCCGGCGAGGACAGATTAAATGGGGAAGTTAACGAAACAGATACCCCAGACTTGCAAAAAAGATACGAGGATGCATTTGCGAAGGTTGCTAAAGACGCAAGCAGCCAGACGGCTGAAAACATCGCTCGTTACATTAGACAATAA
- the EMC3 gene encoding ER membrane complex subunit EMC3 yields MVFESLISMWETVQSGHAGPELLLDPQLKLWALIPISIVMILVDIAKQCVMVLVSPSTTSVPLVRLTEIMHITKANAIMGNGSNLSSESFKVRQEYLANVLSEGKYLAVKPNEGENKIENPFTSAGLSESMTTMAMGNLVNYIPQTVIMWWVNYFFAGFVLMKLPFPLTIRFKQMLQSSVQTNDLDVRWVSSMSWYIISMGGLTPVYNVLFGGDDLSKVDVSPLQAQLSQPQVGMPSPADQMKALANDITVFQHISVLDEVEERVLKLYS; encoded by the coding sequence ATGGTTTTCGAGTCTCTTATTTCCATGTGGGAAACAGTCCAGTCTGGACATGCAGGTCCTGAATTACTTTTGGATCCTCAACTAAAACTGTGGGCACTAATACCGATTTCGATTGTTATGATATTGGTCGACATTGCCAAGCAATGTGTCATGGTATTAGTCTCACCCAGCACAACTAGCGTTCCATTGGTTAGACTCACCGAAATCATGCATATCACAAAGGCTAATGCAATCATGGGTAACGGTAGTAATCTCAGTTCTGAATCTTTTAAGGTAAGACAAGAATACCTCGCAAACGTCCTCTCAGAAGGCAAATATCTGGCTGTAAAACCTAACGAAGGCGagaataaaatagaaaatcCATTTACTAGTGCAGGTTTGAGCGAATCTATGACCACAATGGCTATGGGAAACTTGGTTAATTACATTCCACAGACGGTTATTATGTGGTGGGTGAACTACTTTTTTGCAGGCTTCGTACTAATGAAGCTTCCATTTCCCCTCACTATTAGGTTCAAGCAGATGCTCCAGAGCTCCGTGCAAACCAACGACTTGGATGTTCGCTGGGTCAGCAGTATGTCGTGGTATATTATTTCCATGGGTGGGTTGACTCCAGTCTATAATGTATTATTTGGCGGTGATGACCTCAGCAAAGTGGACGTCTCTCCATTACAGGCACAATTATCTCAACCTCAGGTCGGAATGCCATCCCCTGCTGACCAAATGAAGGCATTAGCGAACGATATCACAGTTTTCCAGCATATTTCTGTTCTTGATGAAGTCGAGGAAAGAGTTCTAAAGCTATATTCATAG
- the ADD66 gene encoding Add66p, with product MSTLLIPLVSTGNVSQLCVDLVLHSNSEEFHFVKELDSIWLHSFLGPLDFVDGSSKPLYHECKNSGKQFTTPIELFYNKRLDLYVLQQRSPIISGYENQFFKEVIIPLVDELNIASIVVLDSAGALDPSVPFSGINYQNLFATARCQLESLDSIALQLQTRLSIQDDEQSLVNKIFHFDAASFQHSFSVDQPVFKLFHHLLHNQSGSSRSLKNVTYLSKIVHEGDNSWDAFQTCEKLAELIPNLVNGQLTTPVSWKGVYGARPIALGFEKGLYS from the coding sequence ATGTCAACCCTTTTGATTCCACTTGTCTCCACGGGTAATGTTTCGCAGCTATGTGTTGATTTAGTTTTGCATTCGAATAGTGAAGAGTTCCACTTTGTTAAAGAGCTGGACTCTATCTGGTTACACTCGTTCTTGGGACCATTAGATTTCGTTGATGGTAGCTCAAAGCCACTGTATCATGAGTGCAAAAATTCTGGGAAGCAATTTACAACGCCTATAGAGCTATTCTATAATAAAAGGCTGGATCTATACGTGCTTCAGCAGAGATCGCCAATCATTTCTGGATACGAGAATCAGTTCTTTAAGGAGGTGATTATACCGCTAGTTGATGAGCTTAATATTGCATCCATTGTCGTTTTGGATTCTGCAGGAGCATTAGACCCAAGTGTGCCCTTTTCCGGTATCAATTACCAGAACCTTTTTGCCACAGCGCGCTGCCAATTAGAGTCACTAGATAGCATTGCTTTACAGTTACAGACCAGGTTGTCTATACAAGATGATGAGCAATCTCTGGTTAACAAGATATTCCATTTCGATGCTGCTAGCTTCCAACACTCATTTTCGGTGGATCAGCCGGTATTCAAGTTGTTCCACCATCTGTTGCATAATCAGTCTGGCTCTAGCCGTTCTCTAAAGAACGTTACGTATCTCAGCAAGATCGTGCATGAGGGTGATAACTCTTGGGACGCATTCCAGACGTGCGAGAAGCTAGCAGAGCTCATTCCAAATTTGGTTAATGGGCAGCTAACGACTCCTGTGTCGTGGAAAGGAGTGTATGGGGCACGTCCCATCGCCCTGGGGTTCGAAAAGGGTCTCTATAGTTGA
- the LIA1 gene encoding deoxyhypusine monooxygenase yields MSTNFEKHFEVDVDNCSMEQLRDILVNKSGKTPLANRFRALFNLKGVAEEFATKPEEAKKATEYIAEAFGDDSELLKHEVAYVLGQTKNMTGAPLLRDVLADEQQQCMVRHEAAEALGALNDVESLPILEKYFKEDPLLEIRQTCELAIDRIKWETSEGAKKESLQESLYSSIDPAPPLSLQKDYKIPELKAILNDQSRPLFERYRAMFRLRDIGNDDACLALASGFDDPSALFKHEIAYVFGQIGNPIVVPHLKEVLEREQEAPMVRHEAAEALGSIATDDVLPVLKEHLKDTDAVVRESAIVALDMYEYENSNDLEYAPV; encoded by the coding sequence ATGTCAACTAATTTCGAGAAACATTTTGAGGTCGATGTGGACAACTGTTCGATGGAACAGTTGAGAGACATCCTAGTGAACAAATCGGGCAAAACTCCATTGGCGAACCGTTTCAGAGCTCTATTCAACTTGAAGGGTGTTGCTGAAGAGTTTGCTACAAAGCCTGAGGAAGCTAAGAAGGCGACAGAGTACATTGCGGAAGCCTTTGGCGACGACAGTGAGTTGTTGAAGCATGAAGTTGCGTACGTTTTGGGTCAGACCAAGAACATGACTGGTGCTCCTTTGCTAAGAGACGTGCTAGCGGACGAACAACAACAGTGTATGGTGAGACACGAAGCTGCTGAGGCTTTGGGAGCGTTGAACGACGTTGAGTCATTGCCCATCTTGGAAAAGTACTTCAAGGAAGATCCACTATTGGAGATCAGACAGACATGTGAACTTGCCATTGACAGGATCAAATGGGAGACGAGCGAAGGTGCTAAGAAGGAATCGCTACAGGAGTCGCTATACTCTTCTATCGACCCAGCCCCACCTCTTTCCTTGCAAAAGGACTACAAGATTCCAGAATTAAAGGCCATTTTGAACGACCAATCGCGTCCATTGTTCGAGCGTTACAGAGCCATGTTCCGTTTGAGAGACATTGGTAACGACGATGCCTGTCTTGCGTTGGCCAGCGGGTTTGATGATCCATCTGCTCTCTTCAAGCACGAGATTGCGTATGTGTTTGGTCAAATCGGTAACCCAATTGTCGTTCCTCATTTGAAGGAAGTGTTGGAAAGAGAGCAAGAGGCTCCTATGGTGAGACACGAGGCTGCTGAGGCGCTTGGTTCCATTGCCACTGATGACGTTCTTCCTGTTCTAAAGGAGCACTTGAAGGACACTGATGCGGTTGTCAGAGAATCCGCCATCGTTGCCTTGGATATGTACGAGTACGAAAACAGCAACGACCTCGAGTACGCTCCAGTATAG
- the HAM1 gene encoding nucleoside triphosphate pyrophosphohydrolase HAM1 gives MPDAKPEIVFVTGNQNKLNEVRLILGGDATPFQLTNEPLDLEEIQGHDLQEIAEAKLKQAVDQLGPGRPVFVEDTALCFDEYNGLPGAYIKWFVKSMGLEKVVKMLDGFENKGAYAVTTIAYADSQGKHHFFQGKTHGTIVPSRGHRNFGWDSIFQPDEAPNGETYAEMEKTDKNKISQRGRAFDQLKKHLYSS, from the coding sequence ATGCCAGACGCAAAGCCAGAAATCGTGTTCGTCACCGGAAACCAGAACAAGTTGAACGAAGTCCGCCTCATTCTAGGCGGAGATGCCACCCCATTCCAACTAACCAACGAACCTTTGGACTTGGAGGAAATCCAGGGCCACGACCTCCAGGAAATCGCAGAAGCAAAACTAAAGCAAGCCGTCGACCAATTGGGCCCCGGAAGACCAGTATTCGTGGAAGACACAGCATTGTGCTTCGACGAGTACAACGGCCTACCCGGTGCATACATCAAATGGTTCGTCAAATCCATGGGCCTCGAAAAAGTCGTCAAAATGCTAGACGGTTTCGAAAATAAAGGCGCATACGCCGTCACAACCATCGCATACGCCGACTCACAGGGCAAACACCACTTCTTCCAGGGCAAGACTCACGGAACCATCGTTCCATCACGTGGACACAGAAACTTCGGCTGGGACTCTATCTTCCAACCAGACGAGGCTCCAAACGGCGAAACCTACGCCGAAATGGAGAAGACcgacaagaacaagataTCCCAGCGTGGCAGGGCTTTCGACCAGCTAAAGAAGCACCTATACTCCAGCTGA